ATGAGGCTGTACAGGGATGACAGGGGGCTGGTggtggctgtggagagagagagagacacacacacacacacacacacagacgtcagCACTCGACCTGAACGACAAGGCCGGCGCGTCGGTGTCGGCGTGGCGTCAGCTCGGCGCTCACCCGTTCCCCCGAACACGTGCATGTCCACTTGCTCCAGAAGGCACATGACGAACGTGTTGACCTGAGGTAGCAGGCCGAACAGGAAGATCACGGGGAAACATAAGGCAAacactgtggagggaaaagaaagagaaagtcacaaaaaaacaacaaacaatttAGCGGACACGTGGCTTTCTGCTTGGGTACATAGGTCTGTTGGTGCGCTCATTATGCGTCTGTGCTTTTCATCGGCTTCATTAAGAGGGTGGAAAACGGTGTCTAGCGATGACGACGCTGGAAGCGAAAGTCCCCAGTctctaaaataaaaacatttatataaaaataaaaagatatGAACTAAACCAAAAAAGAGGAAAACATTGTTTCCTTCCCCCTGAGCAAATCTCGGATTGTAAagtatcgggggggggggggggggggggggggggggatactaAGAAATTAAATGAGGAAATAAAACTGTCTGGGTTCCAAGAGAAACAGAACCCCTCTGGCTCACGGACCTATGAGCACGTCCCTGGCGCAGAGCAGGAAGTGTGGGGAGAAGAAAGTGATGCCGTAGAGGGAGAAGGGCAAGAGGGCGCTCGACTGCCCCACCAGGTCCAGCAGCCAgatgagagagcagcacaggcagAAGTAGACGGGGCGGCTGTACACGATGATCCAGTTATggccctggggggaggaggacaacgACACGACACAGACAGACGTGCAGgtagaccgagagagagagcgagaaagagagagagcgagagacagagagagagagacagagagaggagagagagcaagagtgacagagagagaaagagcaaaagagagagagagacagacagagagaggagagagagacagagagagtgacagagagagcaagagtgacagagagagaaagagcaaaagagagagagagagaggcagatggacAAGACATGGACGACAGGAGCAAACAAGAGAAAGAAACAAGCAGGAGAGTGTAAACGTGATTTTGGGACGCAGAACGTTCCAAAACGactattttcattttcagaattgatttggggggggGAACCAGACAGCAGACACTCACATGCATCGGGGAGGCTGCATCGGGTTGAACACTCTgtcagggggggagagagagagagacactttgTGAGCTTGAAGACTCAGAAAACAACATGACATATTTGGCAAACGTCCCTGATTTCCATTCCGATGAATTGGGAATGTAAATCATGGGTTGATACTGTTGGCATGTATGGGTAAGCTTAGTATAGATACCGTGGCTATATACAGGTAGGTAGGTATAGAACATGTAGGTTTGGGTTCTGACGTTGTCTAGCTAAATACAGGTACTGTATCTAGACAGTTTACAGGTAATGTTTGCCTGGCACATCAAGCCCAGACGTATGACTGAAAAGATCCAGTGTCACATTCGGGGCCTCTGGGGTTACCTTGAGGAGGGAGTACTGGCAGCTAGCGATGACGAGGCAGAACTGGAAGACCCAGATGTCCCTGAAGAAGCCCTGCAGCAGGAGCAGGAAGCCCAGGAAGGCCACCAGGCTGGCCAGCAGCACCGCCAACACGTTCTCCCCCACGGCGCGGTTCCTGCACGGCACCCCAAACACACAGCGTCAACCCcatgccccccacacacacagattcctacaCCGAAAAACACGACTAATCTATACAATATATCACTACAGAGCTCAAGTAGGTCTCTGTGACATCTGTTTGTCCCCCTCTGTGCGTGTCTATGTTACAGAGCTAAAACAAGAGCGCTGgcgtatttacatttagcagagcTATCCAGAgacacttatccagagcgacttacagtaagtacagggacattcccccctgaggctccaagtagggtgaagtaccttgcccaaggacacaatgtcatttggcacggccgggaatcgatctggcaaccttcagattaccagcccgattcccaaaCCGCTTAGCCCGCGGGGGCCACGAGGGCGTTCCTCACCGGTCAAGCAGAGCTAGCAGGGCTAGGCGGTCGTAGCGCACCCGGAGCCAGCGGCCCGGGAGCACCCAGAAGCGGTAGTACTGCCTGGGCTTGGCCTTCTCCTCGATCATCAGGGTGTTCTCCTGGGACTCGTGGAGGGACTCGTGGTCCAGGTCGAACTAGAAAACGTGGCGTCGGGAGCGGGACGGTGAAAAGAACGGGGAGATTCGCAAATCGGTGAGATTGCATAAGAAATAAGGTACTTATAAAAGGTAAGAAATATGGCacaaaaacagaagaaaaaaagtaagaaaactttatttaaaaaataaaaggtGAACTGGAACACAAGACGGAGACGTGACGAGCGCCTGGTGGGGAAACGGGCTGAGGGCTCACCTCCGGCATCTCCAGGGGCACCCTGCGCACCTGCATCCCCTGCAGGACCACCGGCCTGGGCTGCAGCATGGACAGCACCGGCGCCCCCTCTGGCACCTCTGTGGAAGTGAAGCTGGACGACTGCGActgcctctctcgctccctagggggggtagggggagggagggggggtacgGGGGcacaaggggggtgggggggagacgTCCGTCACTAAATGTGCCAGGAGGCCTCAGTCATCCGTCAAGCCAGGATCCAGCCCAGCACACCATGGTGTgcatgaatgtttttttcttcttttttttcttctgtgtgttCAAAGTTCTTTAACTGGTCGGAAGGGAGGATGAcgataatttacatttacatttattcatttagcagacgcttttatccaaagcgacttccaagagagagcttcacaaagtgcataggtcactgataataacaacaagatagccccacagcattgcgggtagtcaaaaacaagaagtacatattgtgaacaaccaaaaaatagtgctaaagggaagaaaccataagagcatgtagttaaacaagttaaaattacacaacattaatctctaatgGCTAAACATAATGGCGCTCGCTACTCACTGCACTGGGTCCTCGTAGCCCCCTCCTGCAGGGCCAAACGTGTACGACCTCTTCACTCCTGtgacacagcaacaacaacctTGATGAACCGAGTTCATGTGCGACAGGGTTTCAGCAGGACAGAATTATTTGCAATGCTATAGAAAGTACAAAAGTGCAGCGACTTGCAAACTCCCAACCCCTTCGGTAAAGCCTACGAACAATTGAGCCTCCAttccccccgcctccctcccacGTCAAGCTGGCAGCTCCTCAACAAGGATTTCTCCACCGAGATTAGAAACTTgctactcccccaccccccccccccctcccccggcccacCCCCAACTCACCACTCTCGTCGAAAAAATAGTGCACGGCCCCCTCGGACGTGTCGTCGAAGGTGGACGCCTCGTGCACGCCGCCccgcaggagcagggaggaggcgaAGTGCAGGGCGGAGGGCAGGGTGCGCGCCCGCGTGTGGGACGAGGTGCGGACCCGCTGGAGGTCCTGCAGGCTGCGCGGAGTGGGGGGGAACGACACAGCGACGATGACAGCAAAAGgaagcacacaaacaaaacaagatcACTTAGGTGGGGGTTTTGGAAGCATACAAGTCACACACAGCAGATGACAGTGctgcataataataataataagtgaTGAGGATTTTTGGGGGGGTCTGTCTTTAGGGGCTGTGTAATGTGGATGAAGTGGCGGCACACCTGGGTGGGGAGCCCATGGTGGacgggggcggggtggggttgCTGCCGGCGTTGTGGCGCCTGCGGATGGCCTGGGTCCTCTTCACGCTGCTCACAGAGTCCCTCTTGCCTCCCTCCTCGGGGGccagagctgggggggggggaggcagagtcAAAACAGGCATCACAACCTTTACACTAAGTCGCGCAACGTTTACAAATTACGCATTTCCCAATGTcaaataaagaaataatgaGAGAGAATAAGATGCGTTCTAACGTCTCACCTCCGCCCACAGCTCCCTCCTCCGCCAGCTCCCCGGctctccaccctgcctggtTCCCGGCCCAGGAACCCCCCAGGGACTCCAGCCGGTGGAGGTGCGATCCCGGGAAGCCATCGCCGTGCACGCCCCTCGCCTCCAGGTCCGACTTGGAGACGGTGAGGGCGCGCGGGGCCGGGGTGGAGGACAAGGAGGGCGGTGGCGGCTGCGAGGAGGCCTGCGAGGGGGCCCCCGCCGCGTTGGAGTGGCCCCCGCCGGCCCCGTCCATGCTGAGGACCCTGGCGTGGGTCTTGGCGCTAGCCGTGCTAGCCGAGCGCTGGGCGCCGCGGGCGTGCGAGGGCCCCGTCGCCTCGAGCTCCGCCGCGTCTCCGGGCGACGGCGGCCGGGCGGCGGAGGGTTCCGCCGGCGCCACGCCGGGGCTGGCGAGGTCCGGGGAGTAGCAGGAGGTGGACGAGCTGGAGTCGTCCGAACTGTAGCGGCACTGCGAGCCCAGGCTGGAGCCGGCGCTCATGTCGCTGCCGTCGCTGCCGTCGTCGTCGTCGCTCGAGTCCTCGAACAGGCTCTCGCTGTAGGCCTTGGCGCCGAGCCGGCTCCGCACGGGGATGTAGTCGCGGTGCTGCCCGCGGCTGTGGTGGCGCCGGTACGAGCCGCAGTCGAAGCTGCCGCTGGCGGCGCCGCCCCGTTTGCGCGGGGCTTTCCTGCGACCGGGCCTGTGGCCGGCGCTTCCGCCGGGCCGCAGCAGCTTGAGGTCTTTGGGTCGGACCACCTGCTGGGCCTGGCTCTGCAGCGAGGCCGGCGGCTCCGAGAGCAGGAACGGCGAGGAGGACACGGGGAGAGCGGGCTCCGAGCTCACCAGGCCGAGGCCCAGCCCGGCGGGCGCCGCCGCAGAGCTGGCCTGGCGCGGAGGGGGCAGGGGCGCCCTCCGCTCCAGGTCGAAAGCCTCCGAGTGGCCGCTGCTGGAGGGGGAAGAGTCCCGGCggagggaggaagagcgagGGGGGCAGGGGTCGGCTGCGCCGGGGGGCAGGTCGTCCCCCTCCACCAGCGTCCGGTCCAGCCCGGCCGCCGGCTCTTTGGAGGGCGAGCGCAGCAACACGCTGTCGGAGAGATTGTCCGTGTCGCTGCCGTCCTGCGGCGCGGTACCTCGGCCGGGCTCgggggggggcggtggcggCGGCCGGGGGACGGACGGTGGCCGGGTGGGGCAGGCTCAGGGAGGGGCTCTCCAGCTGGGTGGAGTCGGTCTTCTCGCTGCGGTAGCTGCTGACCGTGCTGAGGGTCTCGCGGTCGGTGGCGGTGCCCCCGCCGCCGCTGAAGCAGCTGTCGGTGGAGCCGGCCGCCATGGCCACCCCGCTGCGGCTGCCGGGGTGGGCCGTGCCGCGGGCGAAGGCCCCCGggtccaggcccaggcccagcaggTTCTCGCTCAGCTCCTGGCTCAGGCTGCTCTTGATCAACGGGCTGAGGGGGGCATCCCCCAGGCTCTCCGACTCGCCGGAGGGGCCGAGGGGCGAGtagggcctcctcctccccacgtcctcctcctcctcttcctggggCCTGGGCTGGGACAACTGTTCTAGCGCCCCCGCCATCTCCTGGAAGTGCTCTTTGTCTCCGCCGTCCTcctggctggagggagagggggggatggatggGGACTCCCCCGGCAGGCCTCCGTAACCCCCAGACACCCCCATGAAACCGGTAAAGTCGCCGACGAGAGCCGCCGCCATGCAGGACTGGACCACGCTGGCAGCCcctggaaggagagggagagagacagaggcagacagagagagagggtagaaagTGAGCGAACACCCAAAACCAGGGCAAACTCAAAGCATTCCGAGAACCACGGCGGCTTCCAGGCTTACGGAGGGCGTCCTGCGAGTTGTGGCGAAAGATGTCGCGGTGAGCAGACGTCACGATCAGGTTGTTGCTGCCCTGCTCCCTCATCAGCTCCTTGATGTCTGAGGAGGAAAGCAGACTGGAAATGAGTCGTTTCCCCCCACCACTGTGGACTGACAACAGCAAAAAGCGAAGACATCGGGAATGAAATCCCCAGGGGATCGGATTCAAGCGGCACCTACAGACCTGGGGTCAAGTCGAGTGTGCGTTAACTACAGcgcaagagacagacagagacagaaagagagacagagagagacagagcgagagagcgacagagacagagcgagagagagagagcgagaggggaaaggagagactaGTATAGGAAAGAAGGTTACTGTACCCTTAGTGCCTCCTGTGTCATCAAGCTGGGGTAAAAACTCCTAAATGACAAATACAGatttagagggggggggggggaagcattCCTTTCACAAGTACAAAAACAGATCGGCTGGATGTCAGTTGAGCTGCAGGTGGATGGACTGAGCGAGGGCTACCGGGGGTACCACGCGCCACTGCCTCGCTCTGAGCGAAAGCGGGCGGCACGCGCGGGTTTCCCCGTGGCAGAACACCCACCCGCCGCAGTTGGGGTACAGGGATGCACTCACCGACACTTGGTTCAGACCAAACAGAGAGTGCTGGGAACTGCAGCGGACTGGAGGCGTGGAGTTGACCTTCCGGAACACAGTCATCTCCACTCCGACGGAACTGTCCCTgcggggggtgggtgggggtgaggggagggggggatggtgggtgagggggtggaatAGACCCAGAAATATTAGTCGCCACGCTCCACGCCCCGGGGCCTTAAGACTCGATAAGAATCCACGTGAAGGGTGACCGTGTCACGCCGTGCCAATGCGATGTTTGTCCCCgaggacgccccccccccccacagcgccCGTACCTGTGCTGGTTCCCGTCGTGGGCCGCGGACCCGTCGTCCCCGTCCTCCGCCCTGGGGGGGTCGGCCGTGAGCGAGGCCTGCCTCTTCTCCACAATCTCCCCTAGGTCGAACATGGCGTGGAGGCGGAAGTTCACCGTCTTGACGGCCGTGAAGAACGCCGCTACGGCCGCGCAGTACACCCCCGCCACCATCAGGCTGGGGGGGAGCgcctgaggggagggggcgcGGCGAGGAAGGGGAAAAGGGGTGGGAGGGAAccccggaggaggagagagacgagcGCGTGTTAGGACGAGGTGAAGTTTACAGAACAAGCCCAGAGAGAGGTGAACTTAGCATGACTTAGGCCGTCATCTTTGTTGCCATTAAAAGAATGCGGACCGATAACGATCAGCACCACGGTCGTTGTTGTTTAAAGTAGGCGTTCACAGGGACTCCCAAGCACACCCAACACATGTCACAAACGGAAAACCGACTACGTCAGCTAGGTTAGAGTTAGGTAAGAGCTCAATAAAGAGAAGGGGAACAGTATTTCTTCCTgttccccacccaccccctcccctattccccaccccctcccctgttacccacccaccccctccccaccccaaaaaaggtaagatgtttttacatttgtgaatacTCACCATGTACAGCAAGAAGGGGAAGGCCAGGAggaatatccacaagtacaGGTGAAAGCAGTTGGAAAACGTACTCTGATGGGGGTCCACGTACCAGCCTCCAGTCAGGGAAGCCCACACCCCCTGCCGCAAAATCTGAAGAGCCTGGGAACCCATCTTCCCCCTCAGATATGTCAAGCCAGGGTTGCAATGCCTCCTCTAAGGCTTTTCACTCCAAACTGTCCAGTTGCGTCTACAATGGCACATCCATCGAAGGGGACGAGTTACTTTGCCAATTCAAGTTTTTTTTGGCTTGTATAGAAAGGCCTTCCTCTGGTAGCTTGTGGTCTTGATCACACAGGATTCCTTGCATGTTCTAGAGGCAGGTTGCGGTGATGCTCGTCTCTGTAGTTCCTGCCCAAATCGAATCCTGGTTTTGACCTTTGAAGAGTGACTTTTTTGGCACACTGGTGACCCAATGACTAAACAACAACATTCATCTGGAAGAGAGATCACAACCGCTTTGTTTGGTTCCTTCACAAATCTCCAGATATTAAAGTCACACTTCAGTTCATTGTGAATAATTCCTTATGCCTGTCAGAGCAGATCAATGAAACCCTAAATGATTCTAATGCCTTTcatgaaatattttttataaaccTTATACGTCGTATGAATAAGACGTCTATGTATGGGATCGACCCAGGCGGATATCATCACTGTGGGCTAATATGTGACAGATGACAGTTCCCGTAATAAAGGATAAGTTACGTAAATGTACGGTGCTACATATTATATCGAGATATTAAATCTAGCTTCACCTCTGAATATTGGAACTAATACAGTAATAAAAAGCTCTTATTTAAGCATTAGCATCGTCACAGACTCAAATACACTGGGTATCACCTTTAGCATTACACATGCTAACGTTTGCTGCTTTAGACAAGCCAACAATCAGCAATCGATGCTGCATGTGTTTAAGGGACTTAAGTTAACCAGAATACTATAACCTATACTAGTCAAAATATGCACGCCACCAAGCCATGGTCTTACTTATGTCACCTGGTTATCACTACATAAGCTTGCTAACTACCAAGCTAACTACCTATCTAGCTTACGAATTTGCTTAAACACTTGTTAGCagctatagctagctagctcctctggcatgtcaataataatattgTGTGTCACAATAAATCTAGCCGTAGTGACAGTGTTTGCAAGCTAACTAACGTGATATAGGAAAATGGCATGAATCACACCTTATTTGTAAGATCCCAGTTGATCCTGCTTGGATctatggctagctagctagaacgTTAGTTAGCTAACAAATATTAGCTTCCTAGCTAGCTATGTAAAAACGCAATTACAATGCTAGCTAAGCTTATATAACTTCAATAAACTATCCAGTTGGATATGGATATGTTTGCAAGATGAGCTATGCCACACACAACAAAATAGTAATCATATGCACAGCTAAACAGGTTGACAGATTTGGTCTTACTTTAGCCAGCTAACAAATTAGCTTAGCTAACTTGATTATTTACTAGAGCTAGACTAACCAACGTTACGATCTTAACAGAAAACTTACGGTCGCCTGGTTACTAGTAGTAATTCATTTGAAACGAATTGGCAGGTAGAGCTACATTATTGTGTGTATGACTAACGAGTTCCTTATCTAAATCGTCGCTGACCATAATGTTCTTCGTCCCTTCCGTATTCAGCCCCTTGTAGAATCTCTGGTTTTTCCTTACCACTGCGGGTTACACTTTTAGccacctagctagctagcttcagcTAACTACCATAGGCTAAACGCACGGGAAGCAAACATTCATTTACAGGAAGAGGATGTCAATTTACCGTTTAGGgctaagaaaaaaatacaaatgaaatCAAGATAGACTAGCCACAAATGATCAATTTAGTAAGATCAGCAACATTTTATaatcaattattattattaaaaatcCTAAAATAAAATTCAGGTCAGGAAATGTGTCAAATAGTTGGTGGTTTCAATGACAGCCGTCCTAAATGA
The genomic region above belongs to Hypomesus transpacificus isolate Combined female chromosome 20, fHypTra1, whole genome shotgun sequence and contains:
- the LOC124482719 gene encoding LOW QUALITY PROTEIN: pecanex-like protein 3 (The sequence of the model RefSeq protein was modified relative to this genomic sequence to represent the inferred CDS: inserted 2 bases in 1 codon) produces the protein MGSQALQILRQGVWASLTGGWYVDPHQSTFSNCFHLYLWIFLLAFPFLLYMALPPSLMVAGVYCAAVAAFFTAVKTVNFRLHAMFDLGEIVEKRQASLTADPPRAEDGDDGSAAHDGNQHRDSSVGVEMTVFRKVNSTPPVRCSSQHSLFGLNQVSEFLPQLDDTGGTKDIKELMREQGSNNLIVTSAHRDIFRHNSQDALRAASVVQSCMAAALVGDFTGFMGVSGGYGGLPGESPSIPPSPSSQEDGGDKEHFQEMAGALEQLSQPRPQEEEEEDVGRRRPYSPLGPSGESESLGDAPLSPLIKSSLSQELSENLLGLGLDPGAFARGTAHPGSRSGVAMAAGSTDSCFSGGGGTATDRETLSTVSSYRSEKTDSTQLESPSLSLPHPATVRPPAAATAXPPEPGRGTAPQDGSDTDNLSDSVLLRSPSKEPAAGLDRTLVEGDDLPPGAADPCPPRSSSLRRDSSPSSSGHSEAFDLERRAPLPPPRQASSAAAPAGLGLGLVSSEPALPVSSSPFLLSEPPASLQSQAQQVVRPKDLKLLRPGGSAGHRPGRRKAPRKRGGAASGSFDCGSYRRHHSRGQHRDYIPVRSRLGAKAYSESLFEDSSDDDDGSDGSDMSAGSSLGSQCRYSSDDSSSSTSCYSPDLASPGVAPAEPSAARPPSPGDAAELEATGPSHARGAQRSASTASAKTHARVLSMDGAGGGHSNAAGAPSQASSQPPPPSLSSTPAPRALTVSKSDLEARGVHGDGFPGSHLHRLESLGGSWAGNQAGWRAGELAEEGAVGGALAPEEGGKRDSVSSVKRTQAIRRRHNAGSNPTPPPSTMGSPPSLQDLQRVRTSSHTRARTLPSALHFASSLLLRGGVHEASTFDDTSEGAVHYFFDESGVKRSYTFGPAGGGYEDPVQERERQSQSSSFTSTEVPEGAPVLSMLQPRPVVLQGMQVRRVPLEMPEFDLDHESLHESQENTLMIEEKAKPRQYYRFWVLPGRWLRVRYDRLALLALLDRNRAVGENVLAVLLASLVAFLGFLLLLQGFFRDIWVFQFCLVIASCQYSLLKSVQPDAASPMHGHNWIIVYSRPVYFCLCCSLIWLLDLVGQSSALLPFSLYGITFFSPHFLLCARDVLIVFALCFPVIFLFGLLPQVNTFVMCLLEQVDMHVFGGTATTSPLSSLYSLIRSVLVSALLYGFCLGAINAPWVDPHVPVLFSVFCGLLLALSYHLSRQSSDPTILWSLIRSRFFPELDSRPPEEPPLEIKDPLPEKLRNSVKETLHSDLVVCPLMAVITFAISASTVFIALQPALSFVLYVVAGAVGFLTHYVLPQLRKQLPWFCLAHPLLRSREYSQFEVRDAAQLMWFEKLYAWLQCVEKYFIYPAVVLNSLTTEARGVSQNHKELDLYGRALFISLAGMKLLRSSFCAPSLQYVTLCFTALFFHFDYPHFSETFLLDFYFMSILFSKLWDLLYKLRFVLTYIAPWQITWGSAFHAFAQPFAVPHSAMLFLQAVFSALFSTPLNPVLGSAVFVTSYTRPVKFWERDYNTKRVDHSNTRLATQLDRNPGADDNNLNSIFYEHLTRSLQHSLCGDLLLGRWGNYAAGDCFILASDYLNALVHVIEIGNGLVTFQLRGLEFRGTYCQQREVEAITEGVEEDEGCCCCEPGHLPHVLSFNAAFGQRWLAWEVAATKYILEGYSISDNNAASMLQVFDLRKILITYYVKSIIYYVSRSAKLEEWLANEAVQEALRPCLGPAYVDSDPTFNLNIDEDYDHRASGITPAAFCMVYLDWIQYCNSRRQTPVDSERDSPLVTLCFGLCILGRRALGTASHSMSASLEPFLYGLHALFKGDFRITCPRDEWVFADMELLNRVVAPGVRMSLKLHQDHFTSPDEYEDPAVLFDAITANEEKMLISHEGDPVWRSAILANMPSLLALRHVMDDGSDEYKIIMLNKRFLSFRVIKVNRECVRGLWAGQQQELVFLRNRNPERGSIQNAKQALRNMINSSCDQPIGYPIYVSPLTTSYAGGHAQLRSVWGGPVSPHTIYAWLLSSWDRLQKGCGAGCNSGGNIEDSDCGGGSASISNNPAGHTTTQSTPASGLPQPHLATLQPAMGTDNPAGPTPTWPHHPHPLPLALLSQSEGRAEGALAASLHRTSSIQGLLGQHLSSSQLSFSSSMVLPPLPAPERFFCPGGRQEGAGAHHHHHHHGGARAGLGLVYDSPYGKWSLSGRKGFNGPPPPGDSDAGAGPTARTQPPTPGPPPPEAGPSQDPLGVTQSKETTPQSPGDPLTPREESTELPLLEHLG